From the genome of Anabrus simplex isolate iqAnaSimp1 chromosome X, ASM4041472v1, whole genome shotgun sequence, one region includes:
- the LOC136886252 gene encoding zinc finger protein 84-like — protein sequence HTGEKPYRCNVCGKSFIQKCILTGHMRTHTGEKPYSCNVCGKSFIRKGNLSDHMRTHTGEKPFTCSVCGKSFIQRGKLTEHMRNHTGEKPYSCNVCRKSFIKKGILTGHMRTHTGGKPYSCNVCRKSFIKKGILTGHMRTHTGEKPYGCNVCRKSFMQSGKLTEHMRTHTGEKPYSCNVCGKSFILRGNLTEHIRTHTGEKPSNCNVCGKSFTTKGSLTDHMRTHTGEKPYSCNVCGKSFIKRGKVTEHMRTHTGEKPYRCNICGKSFTTKGTLTDHMLTHTGVKPYSCNVCGKSFIQRGKLTEHIRTHTGEKPNSCNVCGKSFTRKGSLTDHMRTHTGEKPYSCNVCGKSFIKRGKVTEHMRTHTGEKPYSCNVCGKSFTTKGTLTDHMLTHTGEKPYSCNVCGKSFIQRGKLTEHMRTHTG from the coding sequence catacaggcgagaagccatacaggtgcaatgtctgtggcaaatcattcattcagaaatgcattctaaccggtcatatgcggacccatacaggcgagaagccatacagctgcaatgtctgtggcaaatcattcataaggaaAGGCAATCTgtccgatcatatgcggacccatacaggcgagaagccttttacgtgcagtgtctgtggcaaatcattcatacagagaggtaaactaacagaacatatgcggaaccatacaggcgagaagccttacagctgcaatgtctgtaggaaatcatttattaagaaaggcattctaactggtcatatgcggacccatacaggcgggaagccttacagctgcaatgtctgtaggaaaTCATTCATTAAGAAAGGCATTCTAActggtcatatgcggacccatacaggggagaagccatacggctgcaatgtctgtagaaaaTCATTCATGCAGAgtggtaaactaaccgaacatatgcgtacccatacaggcgagaagccttacagctgcaatgtctgtggcaaatcattcatactgagAGGGAACCTAACCGaacatatacggacccatacaggcgagaagccttccaattgcaatgtctgtggcaaatcattcacaacgaaaggcagtctgaccgatcatatgcgtacccatacaggcgagaagccatacagctgcaatgtttgtggcaaatcattcataaagcgAGGTAAagttaccgaacatatgcggacccatacaggcgaaaagccttacaggtgcaatatctgtggcaaatcattcacaacgaaaggcactCTCACCGATCATATGCTTActcatacaggcgtgaagccatacagctgcaatgtctgcggcaaatcattcatacagagaggtaaacttaCAGAACATAtacggactcatacaggcgagaagcctaacagttgcaatgtctgtggcaaatcattcactaggaaaggcagtctgaccgatcatatgcgtacccatacaggcgagaagccatacagctgcaatgtctgtggcaaatcattcataaagagaggtaaagttaccgaacatatgcggacccatacaggcgagaagccttacagttgtaatgtctgtggcaaatcattcacaacgaaaggcactctgaccgatcatatgcttacccatacaggcgagaagccatacagctgcaatgtctgtggcaaatcattcatacagagaggtaaacttaccgaacatatgcggacccatacaggctag